Part of the Nicotiana sylvestris chromosome 5, ASM39365v2, whole genome shotgun sequence genome is shown below.
GGGTCTTAAACCTAATTTGGAGGATATCGAACACACTTTGAAAGAGAATTCACGTGGGTCAACATACACCACGCTTGGGAGGCTTCTAACtaatttttcttctcttctcttcctttaatttcataattcattagttctagagttttgggtgttACATGAACATTGtggtttgaagcttgaattgtttttattattttatcatattggtttatttattcaatcttgcgcttaattatttgatcgcttgatcaccaattgaatactatctacgaatctaagATTGAACTCGgaagagggaattctagattgcatataataTTGAgcagagcaagatcttaactcttagggaggacggatttgcggttaggataggaatatacttaatcgccttgcttggttactatacaggaattattaatgtgttcttgttaattctaattcaATAGGAATATAGGTGTTAGATTaccttgaataggcgagttgtacttcgggagaaggatACGAGCAATATTAACTCCGTAaatcaataaactagataaattaattagacgatttaaaTGGAAAACTCAatgggattgttagctaacccatagctctagaatattcactcacattggATTCGTCTTTATAATTcgccaacttgttttctttaaccTCCTAGTTTGTTTCTTTAGATtagttttagttaaatattcatactttagaattcgcttgaatagattaattgtttgggtttaatttagttgatagttaatcacaagtccctgtgggtacaatatctggacttacaatcctatattacttgtcgaccacgtatacttgcgtgtgcgtttgggagcaacaaacATCTCGTTAAAATCTTAGGACCTGTGGTTGTCCTACAGCTATGATGATATTATATTTCTCAAATTTGCTAAACATACATTCTAGGAATCAAGACGTACAATTTATAGACCATAATGTGAGCAAGTTAGCAATGGCTACACAGTTGAGGTCGTCAGTGGTAACTTTCCTATGAAGTCACAGTTGAGACTTCCCAAATATAGATGACCTTCATACTCCAGCACAGATGTCACAAATGACATGACCTTTCCAGTTGGATCATCAAAGCCTTTGATTATCTTCCCATCAGCTGCGACATTCACTACCATAGCTTTGTGGTATGCTCCAAGGACCCAGTTCATCAATTTGGGGAAAGTTGCCAGCAAATGTTTTGAAGCTCTTGACGAGTGTACAAAATTTAGTCTACGAGCTGTAAACTGTAACAGAGGCAGACACATCAGTCGTTAAATTGGCACAGCAGATGAACCTTCTCTGCTACTGAAAGATGTTTATAACTTACCTCTACTAGAGCTATCCAGAACGAACCATCTGGAGCAAGCTTGATGTTGTCGGGTAAACCAGTAAGATTATCGACGAAGATCTCTGTTTGTCCTTTGATTTCCTCCTTCAGCCAATACTTTAGGCACCTAAATCTGATTATCATGGACGAAAAGAATGTTGAATGCAACTTGAACAATCAACTTCACAAATTGGTTCCAGGTACCAAAAGAATGTGTTCATGAAGAAACCGTGCTAGTCAATGGATCGGAGAAGCATGTCTAAACATCTCATGAGCTCACCAAGTTATCTTATAGTTGGAGGTAGAAAATCATTTAATCATTCGAGAATACTTACTTCCACGTTTCACAGACAATTAAGTAATCTTGATCCGCAGAGAGAGCAACGCCATTTGCAAAGGCCAAGTCATGAAGAATTACAGAGGTCTTGTTCAATGAAGGATTATATTTGAGAAGCTGACCATGGGGCTTGGCCTCAAGCACGTCAAGGTACCATTCGTGGAGTCCAAATTTGGTGCTTGGGACACTGAAGTATAGACTCCCATCTGATGCTTCCACCACATCATCTGCAAATCTGTACACACTCTAACTTTTAGCTTGCAATGGATTTtcattaaaattttataattgatGGACATAAGGATCCAGAGAAATTTTATAATGTTGCTGCTAACAGCATCATATAAACCATCCCTCAGGGCTTTGGTTCATTGGTGAGGACACAACACATAGATGTGTCAATTAATTAGGCGCAAGTCACAAGTTTAAACTCTGTCCCAGACAAAGCTGGGGGAGGACGGAAGAGTCGCATCTGGGCATAGTCACCTTTGCCTAACTACGCACTAATTTAATATTGTAACAGCAGTTCAAACTTTATGTCCCACGAGCATATTGTATTGTTCATATTATCTTGGATGCTATAAACAAATTACACAAATATCGTATGGTGATATTGTGAACTAATTCTTCCTTGCTCGTTAGGCATCGTTCATTTCCCGAAATTTTGTTGGATTGAAGTTACAGAATGGtacttaatttttaaaaaattcctATTTTTTGAAATTATATCAACTCGAAAAAAAGGCCATGCTCCATCAAAGTATCATAAGATATATATTGCTCTTGGCCTCAATGGGCAGAGAATTTCAAGATAGAAAAGTGAAatcttttaccttattttttcACCATTGACGTGTGAAGCAAGAACACTTACGCCATCTTCACTAACCTTAAGCAACCCCTGCACATCATACAATTGTACCTATTAGAAACTTTAGGTGTGCTGCATACATATTGCCACGGAAAGACTATCTAAAATTTCTTAAAATCTATTAGGCAATCGTTACTTAGCCAAGCTATTCATTTAAGCTGCAAAATTAATTACCTCTTCAGCGTCACATACGATGACATGACCAGCAGCTGATACTATAAGTCCTAGTAAAGAATTACTCCCAATATACTTCCAACTCTCCCAAGTCCCATTCTTGTGCAATCTTTTGATCCAACCATCTCTAGTTGCTGTATATAAAACTCCCATTTTGTCCACTGCCACATCTTCTGGTCTATCCAGAAACCCTTCTCCAAGTTTACTTACCCTCTGAAATTAACAGTCCATATGTAGCATTTCGCATCACAGTTAAAAAAAAGAGTTCAAGTTTTACACACACAAAAATATAATATTACACACTCAGGTCACCTAATAGGTAATTATAGGTAAATCGTTTAAACATTAATTGGTAATCTCATAAATATATATGATAACTATCACATGCTATCACAAGTTAAAATTcattgacaacaacaacaacaacaacaacgacccagtaaaatttcactagtagggtctggggaggatagtgtgtacgcagaccttaaccCTATCTcgaggggtagagaggctgtttccgaaaggcccttggctcaagaagacgaaaagagactTAAAATTCATAGACTGTGTATATAAATTAAATCCATAAAAAGATTGAGGCAAGTAAGAAAATATTAAGTTAAggaacctttttttttcttttaagttaCCTGCAAATAGCTCTTTGATGTAAATGTAGCGGCAGAAGGAATTTCAAGAATCTCAGGGGATATTGGTGAGAAGAAAAAAACTTGGAGTGAAATAGCCAGCAAAATAACTACTAAAAAGCTTGAAAAAAACAGCATGGAATCCATAGTGTGTTTGCTCGAGACCTCTAGTGCAGTTTGCAGATGAGAGGCAAAGTTCAGTCCTTTATGCACTACATCTGATAAAAACAATTTCTTTGGTCCAAAATTACTATCAGCTAGCCACCAAGTTTGGAAAGTATTTGTGGCTGAAAATTGTCTATAGGGTAATTGCTATAATAATTATAAGTACCAAAAAGCACACTAATTTAGGCAGTTCTACTAGAGAAAAATGGAATATAGACACGTTTCTTGTTAATCAAGAGTTTAAAGAAGAAAACATTTGCTCATCTTTGTAACAGGGTATTTGGGAAAGAAAATATGCGTAACCAATATATTCAATCAATAACATACCCTTCCTCTTGCCCCTTTTCCCCTCCCGAAatgtaataaaaaaatattacttctaAAAAAGGCTCTTATATAAGCTACTAACTGATATTAAATATTGATTTAATTGAAGAAAAAGAAAGTATAACTTGCTATTTATTGGACTAATTaatagttaaaaaaaaaaagagatagagTAATAGATAGATCAACAGTATATTTTAGAGAGAAGGTCTGTCTTCTCTTTAAAACTAGCGATGATAGGTCCGTAATGGCACGGGCCAAGCACACTACTAAAATATTGAGTTGTGTTTTTTCCTGTTTTTTGGTGCCCTTACTCTTTTTTCACTTGTTGAGTAATTGAGATTTTGATGACTAACAAAGTTTGTTTAAATGCAATATTCGAAAAATCAAGTTCTCAATGTAGCTGCTTAACTGTTCTAAGAACCAGCTCCTCAAGGTAAAGGATCAGCTCCTCTAGTTGATGATTGTACGTCCGTGCAAGACAATAACTTTATCTTAAGGTTACTCAGGTCCAAGTTTGTTGGAAGAAGAATGCGCTATATGTGATAAGGGTTGTTGCCCAAGAAGATACGAATAAATCAATAAGAGACAATAGTCCCAAAACTTCTGGAGTCCTTGGAATAATAGGAGTCCTATCAAACGAGGAGCTGACTATGCATAGGACTCCTAGAAGATCTTGAAGTCCAGGCGTTTAAATACTATATATTTGGACTTCTGAGATTATCCTTATACACATCAACTGAAGAACTACATTTTGTTCACTCTAGTCAATACCAGTATTGCGTTCTTTTTGAGTCAGTCTAGTGAATGTGTTTTGGGAAATCGAGTTATAATCAAGTGCTGAGGCGGCTCGACAtattttgtggcctaaagccaaacatTAATATGAGgccttttcttttttgaaaaatctttataCATAATTATTGAAGTCTATTTTTTAGCTTTTGAGATGcaaaattattaattatttattataattGATTTTTTCTAATAATTCTTTTTTCAATTGATAATATAGTTAATCAGTTTATTAAGCTTTCTTAAGACATTGTTGATCTTAGTTAGAATTATTATTAAtcttaattttgaaaattttctttcgGTTGCGGCAATAATTAGAGAAATTAGTTAACATTAATACATGAGAAATATAGAATTTAGAAAATAATCAAGTTTTTGTCTAATTAAGTATATCAACTAAGGTATTATTTTTGACAACACTTCTCTGTTAATTTATTCATTGAATATCTTTATCaattgttttactatttttttctcATTTCTAAATCAATTCATTCATTCATATGAAACCTGATTttatattgataatttatttgtcatgacccggaattcccaccttcgggactGTGATATCGCTTAACATTtcacttgttaggcaagccaacgttagaggatCTTTAAGACAATTTTAACCAATTCGAATAAGTAAACCAATTAAATAGAAATGAAGTTCATAATACAGTGCGAAACAACGTAATAAACCAATATCTAATAAAACCCGGATTTGGAGTCACAGGTACACGAGCTTCTAGAATTTCTACGAATAGTAattgaaataagtacaattgtCTCGAATGAAAAGAACAGTAAATAGGGAAAAAGTGGAAGGGGACttaaggtctgcggacgccagcagatctacctcgagtctacAAAAGCTAATTCGAGCTGAAACGCTTCACGGATAGCTGAGACCagcaccaaaatctgcacaagaagtgcatagtgtagtatgaGATAACCGATCCAATGTACTCCGTAAATGTCacaaccccggttcgccctctgtgaaccatcgtgacgaaacctagtctctacgactagttaagcctaaaatgcgaaagataaaccaaatttgcggaagaaaagaaaataatttaaaacagaaatagtgtAATAAAACAGCATTTGGAAGTGCCACTCGgtatacacaatatcaactctcatAAACTAATACAGTTTTCCCAAaatccggaaacccatgaatcacaagccaatgatactacatagtgctctaactccataatagtctaaaacaaagtaaatacagaaaggctgtaactacaagagagaatggaaagaGACTCCTCGGTATgaggacgcggcagatatacctcgaagtctctgaagggtcgcctcgcctcaaggatggtaagtttgagtcgaagtacctggatctgcacatgaaaaacatgcgtagaaagggcatgaccatagcggtacttagtaagtgtcaaacctaacctcagtcgggtagtgacgaggaaggtcagggccctactgagattaaataaatatagagatggcataataagataagcagtacaattgagaatctacagtaagaatttaatacaagataataaggaatacaataactgaaacagagataAAGACAATCACCAGGAAAtgccactcataacaaggatgatagccggggatctctcagtatcctcaatatatatatgccggggatctcttggtatcccgaggatatcttggtatcctcaatgtatacaagggatctcttggtatcctcaatatatgctagggatctcttggtatcccgaggatctcttggtatcctcaatatacgtgtcagggatctcttggcatcccgaacctcagttcaaatcataacacgtacaggggatctcccgggaagccgtcccgtagtcccaaagtaaaacacacagcaacaacacaagaatactcaattaagatcaatttcgtaccaagtaaaacaggtaattctaatttaacatgcttcacataattcaattaaggcagtttaagtaaataaacaattaagtcaattagacatgctttttctaagctaatagcaggtttaaattgcaagtaagatgaaacaggaaaaaggaacacaattgaaattacttaaagaaaaccggattttcaataattagctcaagtacgcactcatcaccgcACGTACagggttagacaagccacttacctcgaaccagctcaaaatcaacccgaaaccatgtctttgccacgagtactcgactccaaatggcccaaatctattcaattcaattgcataatgtaaataacacttcaagtaactgattctacaattaaattctaagctaatacgcaaaattaggtaaaatgaccaaaacgcccctcgggtccacgtctcggaatcgggtaaaatttacatttccagaatcttCACACTTTTACGAGTTCAGttataccaaaagtaccaaaatcggacctcaaaggGTCCCTCAAACCATCACTCAAaagtctctaattagtcaagccctaaccaccaatttaccactgatttttcttaatttttcatgcttaaattgataagaatcattccaataacaagtttagggaccaaagaccttaccccaatgaactcctttgaaaatccctcttgaaaagtgttccacaagcttcttcccgtttgaaaagagatgaaaaaTGGCTTAATTTcacgaaggcaagtatttatatgtttctgcccagcgatttccgcatctgcggtcaagggaGCGCACCTGTTACCGCACCTGCAGAAGAATGAATCGCAGGTGTGAAAAGTCATTTAACGGGCTGGGTCCGCATCTGCAGTCGCTTGGCCGCATTTgcagcatcgcatttgcgaaaaacCCAGTCGCACCagcttccggaattccattccgaccctcggatcaaaatctcactatcgaaccggaaacttcaaaattcgactttctgcatttcaagcttaaattagctacagacctccaaaacacaatccgaacatgcccctaagcccgaaatcatccaaccgagctaacggaaccatcagatttccatttcgatgacgtcttcacactgttccgactacggtcaaatttccaacacttaagctctcatttagggactaagtatcccaaaattctctgaaactcaaaatcgaacatcctggcaaatcaaaatagtagaaataaacacggggaaagcagttaatagggaatcagggcgtaaattcttaaaatgaccggccgggtcgtttcatcctcccacacttaaacatttgttcgtcctcgaacgagcatagagacatacgtGAAGTAGTGAAaggatgagggtaacggctgcgcatatcctactcggtcacccaagtcgcctcctcgaccggctgaccccgccactgaacctttacatatgcaatgttctttgacctcagcttcctaACTTGCTTATCCattattgccactggctcctcaacataagatagatccttgtccaactggacttaactgaaatccaacacgtgcgacgaatcaccgtgatacctccggagtgtcgaaacatgaaatacctgatgaactcctgccaagctgggaggtaaggcaagctcataagaaacctccccaacacgcctcaatatctcaaaagggccaataaacctcggactcaactttcccttctttccaaatctcataacacccttcataggcgaaacccgaagtataatccgctctccaaccatacaggaaacatcacgaaccttccagtccacataactcttctgtctggactggacTGTACAaggtctatcctgaatcaccttgaccttctccaaagcattctgaaccaagtctgtgcccaataatctagccttacccgactcaaaccaacctaccggggatctacaccgcctaccatagcCTCGTACGGtgtcatctgaatgctggactgataactattgttgtagccaaactctgccaatggcaagaactgatcccaagaccctccaaactcaatcacacacgcacaaagcatatcctcaagaatctgaatagtgcgctcagactgcccgtccgtctgagggtgaaatattgtactcaactccacccgagtacccaactcatgctggaCAGATCTCTAGAATcttgatgtgaactgagtacctctatctgaaatgatggaaaatggaataccatgcagacgaataatctcccggatatagatctccgccaaccgctccgaagaataagtagtacacataggaataaagtgagcggacttggtcagccgatccacaatcacccaaatagcatagaactttctcaaagtccgtgggagcccaactacaaagtccatggttatccgcttccacttccactctagaatctctatctgctgaagcaacccactcggtctctagtgctcatacttcacctgctgacagttgaggcaccgagctacaaacccaactatatctttcttcatccgcctccaccaatagtgttgtctcaaatcttgatacatcttcgcggcacccggatgaatggaatgccgcgaactatgggcctcatctagaatcaactcctgaagcccatcaacattgggtacaaaaatccgaccatgcatcctcaataccccgtcatcaccaatagtcatatctctggcatcaccatgctgaaccttgtctttgaggacaagcaaatgagggtcatcatactgacgctccctaatacgatcaaataaggacgaccgagaaaccacgcaagctagaacccaactgggcttcgaaagatccaatctcacaaactagctggctaaggcctgaacatccatcgccataggcctctccgatgttggtaaataagccaaactccccaaacccTCTTACCAgcgactcaaagcattggccaccacattggcctttcccgggtgatacaaaatagtgatatcatagtctttcagtaactctaaccacctcctttggcacaaatttagatccttttgcttgaacaggtgttgcaagctccgatgatcagtataaatctcacaaggcacaccgtataaataatggcgccagatctttacggcgtgaacaatggcagctaactcaaggtcgtggaccggATAATTTTTCTcgtgtaccttcaactgtctggacgcttAGGCAATCACTATattgtcctgcatcaacaccgctccgaggccaatcctcgaggaattacaatagaccgtataagacctcaaacctgtaggcagtatcaaaattggggttgtagtcaaaactgtcttgagcttctgaaagctcgcctcacactcttccatctaTTGgcatggagcacccttctgggtcaaccggGTCATAGGGGCtgtaatcgatgaaaacccctccccaaaatgatggtagtaacacgccaagccaaggaaactgcggatctctatagctgaggatggtctgggcaaaCTCTGCATGAGCtttattttcttcggatccacctagaTACCCTCATTCGATACCACGAGGCCTAgaaatgccacggaatccaaccaaaactcacatttcgagaacttagcatataacttcttctctctcagagtttgaagcacagtcctcaggtgctgctcatgatcttcccatctccgagaatacaccagaatatcattaatacagacaatgacgaacgagtcaagatacggccggaacacactgtgcatcaaatgcataaaggctgttggggcattggtcagcccaaatgacatgacaaggaactcgtaatgaccataccgagtcctgaaagcagtcttcaggatatcgggctcccgaatcttcaactgatggtaacttgagcgcaagtcaatcttagaaaacacccgtgcaccctgaagctggtcaaacagatcatcaatatgaggcaaagataacggttcttcactgtaaccttgttcagctggcgataatcaatatacataggcatagaaccatcatttttcttcaaaaacaagataggagcaccccaaagtgatacactaggccgaataaaacccttatcaagcaattattgtaactgatccttcaactccttcaattcagGATGAGCCAtgcgatacggaggaatagaaatgggctgagtgcctggcaatagatcaatgccgaaatcaatatctctatcaggcagcatgcccgaaagatcagctggaaacatatcgggaaaatcccgcactactaggactgaatcaactgaaagggtatcaatattgacatctctcacataagctagatatgcgtcacaccccttctcaaccattcgctgagccttaaggaaagaaataactctactgggagtatgatctaatgcacccctccactcaatatgcggtacacctggcatagccagcgtcacgattttggcgtgacaatcaagaatagcgtAATGGgccgacaaccagtccatgcccaagataatatcaaaatcaaccatgctgagcaacaataaatcggctctggtctcaaaaccactaagaacaaccaaacatgaccgataaatgcgatccacaacaagagaatctcccacaagagtagaaacataaatagggaaactcaaagaatctcgaggtacacccaaatgcggagcaaaataaaaagacacataagagtaagtggagcctggatcgaatagaaccgatgcatctctgtgacaaaccagtataatacctatgatgacagaatcgaagccaacaacctcggtacgggaagGAAGAGCATAGTATTTAgcatggcctccccctctagggtgacctctacctccccaacccccagctctagctggctgagcaggtgaggtagcaactggagctgtaaccatagcccgAGAATTCTGCGGGGcacgctatgg
Proteins encoded:
- the LOC104216383 gene encoding protein STRICTOSIDINE SYNTHASE-LIKE 5-like, yielding MDSMLFFSSFLVVILLAISLQVFFFSPISPEILEIPSAATFTSKSYLQRVSKLGEGFLDRPEDVAVDKMGVLYTATRDGWIKRLHKNGTWESWKYIGSNSLLGLIVSAAGHVIVCDAEEGLLKVSEDGVSVLASHVNGEKIRFADDVVEASDGSLYFSVPSTKFGLHEWYLDVLEAKPHGQLLKYNPSLNKTSVILHDLAFANGVALSADQDYLIVCETWKFRCLKYWLKEEIKGQTEIFVDNLTGLPDNIKLAPDGSFWIALVEFTARRLNFVHSSRASKHLLATFPKLMNWVLGAYHKAMVVNVAADGKIIKGFDDPTGKVMSFVTSVLEYEGHLYLGSLNCDFIGKLPLTTSTV